One window of Solwaraspora sp. WMMA2056 genomic DNA carries:
- a CDS encoding nucleotidyltransferase domain-containing protein, with protein sequence MSELVERHTVLAVVVGSRAYGLHGPDSDYDRRGVYVAPTRAFWQLDKPPTQLDGPAPEQFSWEFERFCTLALQGNPTVLEVLWSPLVETLREDGEQLVAARQAFLSTRLAQTYGGYARDQLDRVAARRDRTGETNHKQAMHMIRLLTAGAHVLRTGQVLVDVGPLRDRLLAVRRGELPWAAVTAWAADLLAELDDAAAGTALPEQPDRATVDRLLIAVRERHLR encoded by the coding sequence GTGAGCGAGCTTGTCGAGCGGCACACCGTACTCGCCGTCGTCGTCGGATCCCGGGCGTACGGGCTGCACGGGCCGGACTCCGACTACGACCGGCGCGGCGTGTACGTGGCCCCGACCCGGGCGTTCTGGCAGCTGGACAAGCCGCCCACCCAGCTCGACGGGCCGGCGCCGGAGCAGTTCTCCTGGGAGTTCGAACGCTTCTGCACCCTGGCGCTGCAGGGCAATCCGACCGTCCTGGAGGTGCTCTGGTCCCCGCTGGTCGAGACGCTGCGCGAGGACGGCGAGCAGTTGGTGGCGGCCCGGCAGGCGTTCCTGTCGACGCGGCTCGCCCAGACGTACGGCGGCTACGCCCGCGACCAGCTCGACCGGGTGGCGGCCCGCCGGGACCGCACCGGCGAGACCAACCACAAGCAGGCAATGCACATGATCCGGCTGCTGACCGCCGGTGCGCACGTGCTGCGGACCGGGCAGGTCCTGGTCGACGTGGGACCGTTGCGGGACCGGCTGTTGGCGGTCCGGCGCGGCGAGCTGCCGTGGGCGGCGGTCACCGCGTGGGCAGCGGACCTGCTGGCCGAGCTCGACGACGCTGCGGCCGGCACCGCACTACCGGAACAACCCGACCGGGCCACCGTCGACCGGCTGCTCATCGCCGTACGGGAAAGGCACCTGCGGTGA